The Rhodocyclaceae bacterium DNA window CAATCAGAGCTTGATTTCGACGTCCACGCCAGCCGGAAGATCCAGCTTCATCAGCGCGTCGACCGTCTTGTCGGTCGGGTCGATGATGTCCATCAGGCGCAGGTGGGTACGGATCTCGAACTGGTCGCGCGAGGTCTTGTTGACATGCGGCGAACGCAGTACGTCAAAGCGCTCGATGCGGGTGGGCAGTGGCACCGGGCCCTTGACCACCGCGCCGGTG harbors:
- the rpsJ gene encoding 30S ribosomal protein S10, which codes for MSNQKIRIRLKAFDYRLIDQSAIEIVDTAKRTGAVVKGPVPLPTRIERFDVLRSPHVNKTSRDQFEIRTHLRLMDIIDPTDKTVDALMKLDLPAGVDVEIKL